The following is a genomic window from bacterium.
GCAGATTCGAATTTAACCTAGACCCATAACTATCTATAAGGAGAATGAAAGATGGCACTGGTACCGATGAGGCAGATTCTGGATGAAGCAGAGAAAGGGGATTACGGAGTAGGGGCTTATAATGTTAACAACATGGAGCAGCTACAGGCGATAATGTGGGCCGCAGATGAAACTAAGTCTCCTGTCATACTTCAGGTTTCAAAGACAGCCCTTAAATATACAGATAAGAAGTTATTAGTTGCAATGGTTAATGTTGTAGCAGATACATATAAGGATATTCCTATGGCTCTGCATCTTGATCATGGGTCCAGCCTTGAACTGGTTAAAGAGGTTATAGATTTAGGCTTTACTTCCGTAATGATTGACGGATCTCTGGAAGAAGATGGAAAAACACCACGAAGTTATGAGGGTAATGCTGAAATTACACAAAAAGCGGCCGAATATGCCCATCAATTTGGGGTTACAGCAGAAGGCGAGTTGGGGACTCTTGGAGGGATTGAGGATGAAATAGCTGCAAGTAAGATTATTCTAACAGATCCGGATGATGCTATAAAATTTATTCGGCAGACAAAGGTTGACGCCTTAGCTCTTGCTATAGGAACCTCTCATGGAGCTTATAAATTCAAAGCAACACCGGTCTTGGCATTTGATATTGTAGAGAAGACACACAAGAATTGTCCTGATACAACTCTTGTTATGCATGGCTCATCAAGCGTTCCTCCTGAATTAATAGAAGAAATAAATAAATATGGCGGAAATGTACAGAAAGCAATGGGAGTTCCTGTGCATATGATTCAGAAGGCTATCAAGCTTGGTGTCAGAAAAATAAACATAGATACAGACGGGCGGCTTGCCTGTACCGGAGCTATAAGAAAATATTTTTCTGAGCATCCGGAAGTATTTGATCAAAGAAAATATCTTGGGGAAGCGCGAGAAGCTATTAAAAAATGGGTGAAGAGTAAGATGATTGATTTTGGCTCCTCAGGACATGCTACTGACTATGAGCCCAAGACTTTGGAGGATATGAAAAATCTTTACTAAACTTGCTATTAACGGCGGTCTGCCAACGAGAACTAAATCTTTTCCCAGATGGCCTGTTTTTGGAGAAGAAGAAAAGAAGGCTGTTTGTGATGTTATTGACAGCGGCAAGTGGTGGTATGGAGAAAAGATTGCAGAATTTGAGAAAAAATTTGCTGATTTTCATGGAGCAAAATACGCTATAACAACATGTAATGGGACAATTGCTTTAGAAGTTGCACTCATTGTTTGCGGGATTGGAGCTGGAGATGAGGTTATTGTTCCTGCTTACACATTTATAGCAACAGCAAGTTCTGTTCTCAAAGCAAATGCTATACCTGTTTTTGCTGATATCTCTGAACAGACCTTATGTATCAGTCCTGAAAGCATAGAAAAACTAATTACCAAAAAGACCAAAGCCATTATCCCTGTTCATATAGCAGGTCAGCCAGCCGATATGGACAGGATTGTGGAGATTGCATCTAAACATAACTTAAAGGTCATAGAAGACGCTGCACAGGCATGGAGTGCGCAATGGCGTGATAAGGGAGTAGGCGCTATTGGAGATATAGGAGAGTTCAGTTTTCAAGCCAGCAAGAATTTGAATGCCGGGGAAGGAGGAATACTCTTAACAGATAATAGCGAACTTGCAGAAGCTGCCCGCTCATACACAAATTGTGGCAGAGGAAAGGGCAAAGCATGGTATGAGCACTATACTCTTGCAGGAAATTACCGTATGACAGAATTTCAAGCAGCGCTTTTACTTGTTCAGCTTACTAGGTTCGAGGGACTTGAGAACACACGCAGGAAAAACGCTGGGTATCTAAATAAAAAGCTCTCACAAATAGACGGGATACAAACTATACACACAGACACGAGAGTAACAAAAAGGCCTTATCATATCTACATATTCAAGTATCTTGAAAATAAGTTTTGCGGCATTCCAAGAGAGATTTTCTTAAAAGCTCTTGAAGCAGAGGGGATTCCATGCAGGCCCGGTTATCCATTTCCGTTATATGAAAATCCACTGTTTCAGAAAAAAGGGAAAGGACCTGGTTTTTGTCCATTATCCTGTCCGTATTATGGAAAGGAAATAGATTTCTCAAATAGTTCCTGTCCTGTTACAGAACGAATCTCCAAAAAAGAAGCAGTCTGGCTAAGACAGGAAATGCTTCTGGGAACAAAAGAGGATATGGACGATATTGTAAGAGCAATTAAAAAAATCAAAGAGAACGCTGAAGAGCTAAGAGGAGGATAAATGGCAAGACCTAATTATCAATATGAAAAGCGTATGAAAGATTTAGCAAAAAAGAAAAAGCGGGAAGAAAAAAAACAACGCAAACTAGATAAAAAAAATTTAAAGTCCAAAGAAAATCTAGATTAGTTTTATCTTATTGAAATAACCAGTCGAAACGCATTACGGCGACTAATCATATAATTCTTTATTTTTTACAATCTTTTTACATTTTTTTAACCACTTGCCTCTCAGAATGTGTAATACTAATTAAAAACAGGAGGAAAAAAGATGAGAAAAGTAGTGCGAAGTGCGGTAAGGACGATTTGTGTTGCAGGATGTTTGATGCTGTTTCTTTCAGGAAGTAGTTTTGCTGAAGGAGAAACTGCAGAAGCATTGTTTATGAAAGCGATGCAGATGGAGACAAGAGATGCGGATTATGAGGGGGCAATAGGGGTTTATGAGAAAATAATGAGAAACTGCGAAGATGAAGAAACTATATCCAAGACAATTAAGAGAATGAGGGATTCTTATGAGAAAGTTGGCAGAAAAGATGAAAAAGAATCAGGAGCGGTTATAAATAAAATGTTCGACGTATATAGAAGCCTTGCATCATATCAGGATACAGGAGAAGTAGAGACTACGATGCTAATGGGGGGAGCAGGAACAAAGCAGGTTATGAAGTCTCCATTTAAAATGTTCTTCAAAAGACCAAACCTGCTGAGATTTGAGTGGAAAAGCATGATGCTCTTTGCTCAAGACAATAATATCTTGTGGAGTAATGGCGAAGAAACGTATACCTACTGGCCGCAGTTTGGGCAATATAAAAAAGATGAAAATTTACAAATGGGAATGGCTGCAGCCACAGGAGTTTCAGGAGGTTCAGCACATAAGATTCCTTCGATGCTTTTATCACAAAATATATTTGCCACTTTAGAACCGATTTTTCTATGCAAAGGGAAGTTCGATGGAGTTGAGTGTCATATAATTGCAGGCGACTATGTAATGAATAGTGAGATTGTATTGTGGATAGGTACAGATGACCTGCTGCTAAGAAAAGTCGAGGCAACCATGAAATCTCATAAAGATATTCTTGAAAAAGCAAGAGAAAGCTTAAAAGAGTCCGGGTCGAATGTCAAAATACCTGATATTAAGATACCTGATTTCTCAAGTGTTATCAGGGAGGTTCACAGGGAAATAAAAACAAACGAAGATATCCCGTCAACAGTCTTTAGTTTCATTCCACCAAAAGGTGCGAAATTGGTTGAGAAATTTAAATATTAAAAGGGGGTTGTAATGAATCCATATATTCCGATAACACTACTCTTTGTGCTAGGTCCAGTTT
Proteins encoded in this region:
- a CDS encoding ketose-bisphosphate aldolase: MALVPMRQILDEAEKGDYGVGAYNVNNMEQLQAIMWAADETKSPVILQVSKTALKYTDKKLLVAMVNVVADTYKDIPMALHLDHGSSLELVKEVIDLGFTSVMIDGSLEEDGKTPRSYEGNAEITQKAAEYAHQFGVTAEGELGTLGGIEDEIAASKIILTDPDDAIKFIRQTKVDALALAIGTSHGAYKFKATPVLAFDIVEKTHKNCPDTTLVMHGSSSVPPELIEEINKYGGNVQKAMGVPVHMIQKAIKLGVRKINIDTDGRLACTGAIRKYFSEHPEVFDQRKYLGEAREAIKKWVKSKMIDFGSSGHATDYEPKTLEDMKNLY
- a CDS encoding DegT/DnrJ/EryC1/StrS family aminotransferase, which gives rise to MDSGKWWYGEKIAEFEKKFADFHGAKYAITTCNGTIALEVALIVCGIGAGDEVIVPAYTFIATASSVLKANAIPVFADISEQTLCISPESIEKLITKKTKAIIPVHIAGQPADMDRIVEIASKHNLKVIEDAAQAWSAQWRDKGVGAIGDIGEFSFQASKNLNAGEGGILLTDNSELAEAARSYTNCGRGKGKAWYEHYTLAGNYRMTEFQAALLLVQLTRFEGLENTRRKNAGYLNKKLSQIDGIQTIHTDTRVTKRPYHIYIFKYLENKFCGIPREIFLKALEAEGIPCRPGYPFPLYENPLFQKKGKGPGFCPLSCPYYGKEIDFSNSSCPVTERISKKEAVWLRQEMLLGTKEDMDDIVRAIKKIKENAEELRGG